A single region of the Gottschalkia purinilytica genome encodes:
- a CDS encoding metallophosphoesterase, with protein MRIVVLSDTHGSIDNSILKISQLKDVDIIIHLGDNVKDAINLKEKLGIEVIYVKGNCDFLGEKSDEEKIISLNNKKFFITHGHLYDVKKDMNKIFYRGKELGANVILFGHSHVPTVVKYEDILLLNPGSPTKPRIGSNKSIGLIEIKNDHIEGEILALE; from the coding sequence GTGCGAATAGTAGTATTAAGTGATACTCACGGGAGTATAGATAATTCTATTTTGAAAATATCACAATTGAAAGATGTAGATATTATAATACATCTTGGTGATAACGTTAAAGATGCAATAAATCTAAAAGAGAAATTAGGAATAGAAGTTATATATGTAAAAGGAAATTGTGATTTTTTAGGTGAAAAATCAGATGAAGAAAAAATAATAAGCTTAAATAATAAAAAATTTTTTATAACGCACGGTCATTTATATGATGTTAAAAAAGATATGAACAAAATTTTTTATAGAGGTAAAGAACTTGGAGCAAATGTTATTTTATTTGGACATAGTCATGTACCAACAGTAGTTAAATATGAAGATATACTCTTATTAAATCCAGGTAGTCCTACTAAGCCTAGAATAGGTAGTAACAAGAGTATAGGCTTAATTGAAATAAAGAATGATCATATAGAAGGTGAGATATTAGCACTTGAATAG